The segment ATCGGCGGCGACTCGGCCGACGGCGATCAGAGCTGGCCGTACATCGAAGCATGCTTGCCCGTCTGGAAATTGCTGCGGGCGGGAGATTCGCTCGGCCTGTTCAACCACGGCGAGGGGCACGCGTACCCACCCATTGCGCAGCAGCGGGCGTATGAGTGGCTCGACTGGTCGCTCGGCCTCTGAACCCCCGGCAGGGGCTTGCGATCGGCGAGGGTTCGGCTACGCTACGCCGATCTGTCATCCCCTTTGGTCCAGGCGATTCCCTCGCGGAATTGCGGATCCACTGACCCCCGGTGCGACTGTGCCTCCGATTCACGACCGATCGACCGCCGGCACGCGTGGCGGTCCTCCCGCGCATGATGTTGACGAGCCGCCGGCCCTGACGATCGCCTACGCGAAGGTCGGCCTCTGGCTCTTTGTCATCTACCTGGCCCTCTATGCGGCATTCGTGGGAGTCAATGCGTTCGCTCCCGACGTGATGGCGAAACGGCCCACCGGGGGCCTGAATCTGGCGGTTTCAACCGGCCTGGGCCTGATCGTTGCGGCGATTATCCTGTCTCTGGTCTATATGGCGATCTGTAAGCGCGTTGCCGACCGGCACTGGGCCGCCTCGGGAACGCGGCCGGGGGGTGACGGGGATCAGGAGCGAGGGGCCGGGCGATGATTTACGAACCCTCGACGATCGCCGTGGCGGTCTTCGCCGCCTTTGTCGGCACGGTCCTCGGCCTGAGCTTCTACCTGGGTCGGAAAGCTCGGGAGCCCGGCGGTTACTTCGCGGCGCACGGGCAAATTCACTGGTTTGTGAATGGAATCGCCTTCGCGGGCGATTACCTGTCGGCCGCGTCGTTCCTGGGCATCTGCGGGATGATCGCGTTCGCCGGGTACGACGGGTTCCTCTACTCAATCGGCTACCTGGCCGGCTGGGTGGTTGCGCTGTTCGTGGTGGCCGAACCGCTGAAACGACTCGGTAAATTTACGTTTGCCGATGCCTTGAATAGCCAGTTCGATTCGAGAGGAATCACCCTGGCGGCGGCGGCCAGTACGCTGGTGGTGAGCATCTTCTACCTGATTCCCCAGATGGTCGGCGCGGGGACGCTCGTCCGGCCGTTGCTTGGCCTGCCACACGAGGCCGGGGTGATCACGGTAGGTGCGGTGGTGGTCCTCATCGTGGTGACGGCGGGCATGGTGTCCACCTCGTATGTGCAATTCATCAAGGGGGCCTTGCTGGTCCTGTTCTGCGCGGTGCTGGCCGTGTTCATTCTCCGTCGCGGTCTGACGACCGAGCCGGAGGTGCCCGACGGGCGGTTCCAACCGTTCGAGACCACGACCGTCGATGACCTGGGCGACGATCCAGGCCTCCGCATCCTTCCCGAAACCGAGAGCTGGCGCGACGAGCCGTTCGTCAGGGCCGAGGACCGAGACACCGGGATCGTCACCGTCTGGCATCGCCTTGACCCGGACGGGGATCAACTGGCCCGAGGGCAGACGCTCACCGTCTTGCCCGATGGAACCCGGCTGGCCAACGGCTTGCCCCAGGGCAAAGGGGAAGGGCAGGGGGACTTGAAGGCGGTGGGGCAGGTCATTCGCTTACCCGACGATCAAACCGAAACCGGCCAGCTTGGCCCGATCGAGTTCCTCACCACCGTGCAGGACAGCACCATCGCCGCCTGGACCAACCGGATCATCCGAGAGGCCGACGGCACGGTGACGACCGTCTATTATCCCGTGCCGACCGAGGGGAACGACCTGATGGTTCCCGGAGGCAGCTCGACCTTCAAGGGGATTCGGAGCGGTCGGCTGGTCGATAAGCTTGACTTCATTTCGTTGATGCTTGCCCTGTTCGGCGGGACAGCGTCGTTGCCTCACATCTTGATCCGTTACTACACGGTAAAGGACCAGAAGGCGGCGCGGCGGAGCACGGTCGTCGGCATTGCGGCGATCGGCGCGTTTTATGTGTTGACGCTTTACCTCGGCCTCGGTGCGATGACCGGCGGGGTCCTCGACCCGACGAACTCGAACATGGCCGCGCCCCTCCTGGCCCGGAGCTTCGGCGAGCTGCCGTTCGCGGTCATCTCAGCCGTGGCGTTTACGACCGTGCTGGGGACGGTGTCGGGCCTCATCATGGCTGCCAGCGGGGCGATCGCGCACGACCTGATCGAGAACGTCCTGCGCTGGCCGATGAGCGACCTGCGGAAGGTCCGGATCGCCAAGGGGTCTGCCGTGGTGATTGGGGTGGTGGCCATGGCGCTGGGGATCGCCTTTGAGAAGCTCAATGTGAGCTTTCTGGTCGGCTGGGCGTTCAACGTAGCGGCCTCGGCAAACCTGCCGGCCTTGGTGATGCTCCTGTTCTGGCGGAAGACGACCAAGTGGGGCATCACGGCGGCGATCTTTGTGGGCATGATCACGTCGTTGACCTGGATCTTGTTGAGTGCCCAGGCCTATCGAGACGTGTATGGGTTGCCTGCCGAGCAATCGATCATCCCGTTCAGCCAGCCGGGCCTGGTGACGATCCCGCTCGGGTTCCTGGTCCTGGTGGTTGTTTCGCTGATGACCCAGCCGAAGCAACGGCCGGAGTAAGGCTTGAGGGCCGAGGGCCGAGCTCCATGCTCAGCCTTCGGCCCTGTTCGAGGTGTCGCAGGGAGCCGAGCCGAGGGCTCAGAAGCTCGTATCCTGGATCATGTCGCCGGAGCTTCGGGGAATGAACTGCCAGGCGAGTTCGGCGATGACGATTTCCAGGAACTTCTTGCGGAAGGCGGAGCGGTTGACCGTCGCGCTGATGGGCATGGCCCCCTGGGTGCGGGGGAAGGAGGTTTCGACGATCTCGTCGTGCGAGACGACGATCTCACGATCTCGCCCGGGAATCGGCTTGCCCTTGTCGTCGGTCGGTTCGATCAGGTCAAAGACCTTGACATGAATGCGTGATGCTCCCTGGAACAGGCCGGGGCTGCGGTAGTCTTCGAGCTGGATGGCCTCGACTTCGAGGAAGATGACGCTGTCGGCCTCGAAGTCGCGGCCGGCGTCGGACGGATCGGTGTAGCCGGGGTGGCCGTCGACCCAGACCTTGACCTTCTGGTGCGGCACGAGCTCGAGTTTCTTGACCGAGCCGGCCAGAGAACGGCCGAGCCCCTTGGCCAGGTCGTCTTCCAGGTCGGGAAAGTCCGACATGGTGCCGGTGGTCGCGTGGCAAAGGATCACGACCTTTTTGCCTTTAAGCGACGGGCCGGGCGCGTCGATCGTGGGCTCGAACGGCTGGAGGAAATAGGCCAGGGCGCGGGGGTCGCACCCGGCGGCCAGGGCGAGTGTCCCCAAGCCCAGCGTCCCGAGCACCAGGGACCGCCGTGTTCGATCGAATGGCCGAAGGGTCATCCGTGTCCCCTCCCTTGAGTACCTGCCGAGAGTGGTCCGTATCGTAACGAACGCCGTCCGTTTCCCCGCGTCGGCGGAGCACCAGAGCGAAGCTCGGTCCCCGGGTGCCGTTCGCCTGCGATCGCGGGGGCTGGTTCAATCGGGTGGGGAATCGGACCCCCTCGCTCCGAGGATAACCCGGGGCGAGGGAAGCGATGGACGACGGCCCGAGTCCGGACGTTCCGTTCCGGTCCCTGGCGTGGAGGGTCGGCGATGTGGGGCGTTACCCTAGTCCAGATCGATCCGGTCGGCAAGGCCAACTCGGCACAGTTCGGCTGTGAAGGACGTTCGGACGGTTCGGGAGAAGCGAGAGGCCTGGGAATGTCCGGCTCCCCCCCCCCCCCCGACCTCTCCCAGAGCCAGAGGCCGGGGCGTTCTCATAAAGTTCGAGACCGAAGTTCGAGACCGGGCCCCTGCGCGATCAGGGCTCGGGCTCGGGCTCGGGGTCCGCGACGGCTCCGGGGGCCGGGTTGGCGTCGTCCTGATGGGTAACCGCTTCGTCATCGGCAACGGCGACGAGCCGGAGCAGGCGAGCCCCTTCAGCAAGCGAATGGTCGCCGCCCGGCTGGTTTTCGAAGGAGCACCCCCGCGAGGCGACGGTGGCGTCGGACGCGAGTTCAAGGCCGAAGCGGGCGTTGCTCGACAGCTCGCAGTCGACCAGATCGACCCGGCCCGACTCGACCGAGACGCCCGATCCACCATTCGAGGTCAAGCGGCACGCGACCAACTGCCCCAGGGCGGCGCTGTGCGCGAAGACGCCGGATTGGGTGTTCTCGGTGATCGTACAGTCGAGGAAGGTCGCACCGCTGGAGCCGGACAGCTCGGCCCCGGCATAGGCGTTCGATCGGATCACGCAGCGATCGAGTAGCGCGGGAGATTGCTCCTCGATGAGTAGTCCGGCCTGTTCGTTCTCCGCGATCAGGCTATCCACCAGCACCGTGCGGGTCGCGCTCTGGATCCGAAGGCCGGTCTGGCCGTTCTTGGAGAAGGTGCAGGCGGTGAAGGTCCCTCGGCTGTTGGAGGCCAGCCAGGCACCGTCCTCGCCAGCCTGCGAGAAGATGCAGTCGCGGAAGACGCCGAGGCTGGAGTCGGTCAGGCGAAGGTTGTCGACACCGTTGTTCAGGAGCCCCAGAAGTTCCCCCTGAACACGGGCCTCGTCTCGGACGAGTAATCCGACCTCGGCGTTCTCGGAGAGTTCCGAGCTTCGGAGGGTCAACCGGGACTCATCGGCGGCGACGATGCCGGAGGATTCGTGGTCCTGGATCGTGCATCGATCGAGGGTGGCCGTGCTGTCCTCGATCAGCATGACCCCGGAGAACGGGCCGCCGTGGATGTCCGAGGTTCGGAGAACCGGATCGGCCGTCCCCCGGATGACCAGGCCGTTCGATCGAGCGGTGTCGAAGACGCAGTCCTCAAGAATCTGGCGGCCCTCGGTGATCTCGACCAGGGGAGCCGGGTCGTCGCTGGCGACGTCGTCGGCGCGTCGGACGGTCAGGTTGCCCAGGAAAACGCCCGAGGAGTTGATGAGCAGCGGGGTGTCGTCGGGCAGTTCGAGGACGACCTCGGAGGGGTCGTCGCCGATGCCGATGAGGATGATCGGCTGATCGATCTGGAGCGACTCTCGGTAGACGCCGCCCATGACGAACAGGATCATGCCCTCGCTCTGTTGCAGACCTTCGGCAATGGTGCGGGCATCTCCCCGGCCCTCGGCATCGACGAGGGTGACCATCATGTCCTTGAACTGCTGCAATCGAGATGGCTCGGGGGTGTCGGGGGTCTCGATTCCGGGGCCGGGATTGAGCAGCCAGACGCCACGGAAGAAGGCGCGGGCCAGGTCGTCGTCGAGCTTGCCCTGGCGGGCATTGACGGCCATCAGGTAGCCGGTCGAGCCGTCCCGGAAGACCTCGATCCAGGTGTCGAAGGTCTTGCGTTCGCTCTGCGATCGGTAGCGGACCGATCGGCCGGGCAAAGGGCCGTAGCGGATGCGATCGGCCGGCTGGACGAGCTCGTGACGCCCTTCGAACAGGCTGTCGGTCAGGAACTGGGCGAAGAAGGCGTCGTCGTCGAGCCTCAGGGCCTCGTCGGGGTAGGTGGTGCGGCCGACGGAGTAACTCATCCCGTCCTGATCAACGAAGGCGGAGGCATCTTCGGCCGGGCCGAGCTGGGTGTCGAGGGTCTCAAGGGCCAGCTCGGGAGGAGCGGGCAGGGCCATCCGGATCTGCAAGGCGGGGGATCGATGCACGACCCAGCCCTCGGGAGCCTCCTCGGTGCGGTCGGCCAGGCGGTCGGGGAGGTCGTCGCGCGGGGGCTCGGAGCGGAAGGGGGGAGGGCCGATCGCCGGATCGGGTCGGGCCGGAGCGTCCCGGATCATCGCCACCAGGTCCGGATGCCCGCTGAGCCAGGCGACGTCGGCCGCGGTGTTTCCCTCGTCGTCGCGGAGCGTCGGGTCGGCACCGGCGTCGAGCAGGACCCGGACGACCTCGGCGTTGCCCTTCGAGGCGGCCCACATCAAGGGAGAAATCCCCATCGGGTCCTGGTCGTCGACCTCGGCCCCCGCCTCGATCAGGCGGGAGACGACCTCGGGGTTGCCGGCGGTGATGGCCATCAGCAGCGCATTGGAGCCCTCGGCATCGACCGGATCGACCTTGGCTCCCCAGTCGATCAGGCTGTCGACCATCGCCAGGTTGCCGCGTCCGGCAGCGATCATCAAGGCCGTGACCCCGGTCTGAGTGCTGAGGTTCGCGTCGGCTTGGTTGAACAGGAGGATGTCCAGGGTTTCCGCCGACTCGTACCAGGCGGCGATCATCAGGGCGGTCATGCCGGTCCGGGGGGCCTTGGCGTTTCGGTCGGCCCCCTGGTCGATCAGGAGCAGCGCGGCCTTCCAGTCGTCCTGTTGGGCGGCCTTCATGAGCGGGGTCCAGTCGGAATCGTCGAGATCCCGCTTCTGGGCGGAGAGGGTTGCAGGCAGAACCAGCAGCAAGGCGAGGCCGCCGGGCAGTCCACCACGCAAAGCCAGCCGCATCCAGCAATAGCGTTTCATTAGACCCTCCTTCGCCAATGCGTTGCGATGGGCGATCCGGGTCAGGTCGCCCTCGGCCGCCAGACTCCAGAACGAAAGACAGCCCCACCCCGCGACCGTTGCTTCGGAACGGTTTGCGAGGAGGGGCCGTCATGGCAAGACTCGCCGACCCGACATGAGTCGATGCTTCGATTCTCCCGCGCTGGTCGAGCGCGGGTCAATCGGGTGTTCGTTGCGGGTCATGGCGATGATGCGGGACGGCATCGTCGTCTGAGAACGGGGCGGTGGCTGCTTTGGAACGCAGCGGAGGTTGACCATTCGGATCGACGGACGGAGGCCAGGAAAACCGTTGGAATTGGGCTGGTCGTTGGTTTCATTCCGATCTCTTGCGCATTTAGAATTGTCGAAAGCAAGTCGAGCATGGCGCACGTCGGGTGGTCAGCCTGATGGCGTCGGCGTTCACCCGGCGGGTTCCCGAAGATCAAAGCCGGTAGGGGGAACGAACCGATCTTGAACGAGTCGGAACGGTCGAGAGCGGTTCTCCCTGGCATCGATTGGTTTTCGGACCGTGGGGAGTCTTCTCGGTCGATCGGCTCGATCAGTCCAGACGCGAGTGGAGGTACGTGAGATGGCCGACAACGTGGCGACGGGGTCTGGGCCGGAACTCGACGACGAGACACTCGCCCGGGCGCTTGCGGAGGCTCAGGTTCTGTCGGCCGAGCGGCTTCTGGTCGCCCAGCGGCATGCTCAGGAGCAAGAGATTGCCTTGCTGCGAGCGATCCAGGAACTCCAAATGGTCACGCCCGAGGATCTGGAACGGGCCGTTGCCGAGCGAGAAGCTCGGCAAGACGATGCCGACTCCTTGCCGGCGGTGGCTCAGCCGTCGGCGTCACCCGCCGTTGACAACGAGCGGACCGAGCGTGACCTGAGGGCCGAGCTGCACGCGATCGCCGAGACGGCCGTCCCCTCTGACCTGATCGAGCAGGTCATGATCCGGGCCATCAAGGCCCGAGCGACCGACATTCACCTCGACCCTCAAGAAGATCGCTACCTCATCCGTTTCCGGATCGACGGCCAGTTGCATCCGATGGTCGGGCTCGACGCCGAGATTGGCCAGGCGGTGGTGCGGGGAATCAAGATCCTCTCGGACATGAATCTGGTCGAATCGCGGCACCCGCAGGACGGGGCCTTGACCGTGATGGATCAAGGGAGGTCGTACAACCTCCGGTCCTCGACCCTGCCGACGACCCGAGGGGAGAAGGTCGTGCTTCGGGTCCTCGAACCGCCCGATGTACAGTTCGACCTGAACCGCCTGGGCCTGGAGCCGCATCAGGCGGCCCGGATCTCGAACCTGCTGGCCCGGCCGTACGGGGCCGTGCTCGTTGGCGGGCCGGTCGGGGCGGGGAAGACGACGACCTTGTATAGCTGCCTGCACCGGGTTTCGCACCCGAACCGGAACGTCCTGACGATTGAGGACCCGGTCGAGTATCGCTTTAGTGGGGTCAACCAGGTCGAGATCAACACCCAGATCGGTCTCGGCTTCGCCCAGGGGTTGCGGGCGATCCTCCGCCAGGACCCGGACGTCCTGATGATCGGCGAGATCCGGGATGAGGAGACCGCCGGGATCGGCATTCGGGCGGCCCTGACCGGCGTGCTCGTGTTCAGCACGATCCACGCTTCCGACGCCGCCGGGACGATCGCCTCCCTGTTCAACTACGGGATACCCGGCTACACTCTGTCGGGGGCCTTGCAGGGGGTGGTCAGTCAGCGGCTCGTTCGGGCGATCTGCCCGGAATGCCGGGTGGGCTACACGCCCGACGCGACGGTCTTGAAGGCGCTCAAGCTCGATCCCGAGGAACACCGCGGCCTGACCCTCCATCGGGGCGAAGGCTGCCCAAGCTGCTTCCACACCGGGTATCATGGCCGGGTCGGCATCTTCGAGGTCCTGGAGGTCTCGGAGCTGATCCGGGAGCTGATTCTCACCCAGACGACCCGAGAGGTGATCAACCAGGTCGCCCGGGATGAAGGGATGAAGACCCTCCGCGAGGCCGCCATCTCCAAGGTCATCGAAGGGGTGACGACCGTCGAGGAGATGTACCGGGTGACGATCTGATCGAATCGGATCGGCTCCGGATCGCCTGACCGAATCCCCCCCCTTCGCTCGCGATTCCCGAGGAGCGAGCCCGAAGGCTTCGCTCCCCTACCGTACCCGCCCCGCCTCATCTTCCCTCATTGCGCAGAGCCTGTCCGTCATGGATCGCCATCAGACGTATGAAAATCCCTTGATTTCCCGCTACGCGACACGTCCGATGGCGGAGCTGTGGTCGTCGGATCGGAAGTTCTCGACCTGGCGGCGGCTCTGGGTGGCATTGGCGAGGGCCGAGCAAGGGCTGGGGCTGCCGATCACCGATGCTCAGATCGCCGCGATGGAGGCGAAGGTCGATCAGATCGACTTCGACCTGGCCCGGTCGTACGAGAAGAAGCTCCGCCACGACGTGATGGCCCACGTCCATACCTTCGGTGACGCCGTGCCCGAGGCGAAGGCCATCATTCACCTGGGGGCGACCAGTTGCTACGTCACCGACAACACCGACGCGATCCTCTTGCGGGACGGCCTGGCGATGGTCCGCGACCGGCTGGTCGGGGCGATCGACGCGCTGGCGAGCTTCGCGGACCGCTGGAAGGATGAGCCCTGTTTGGGCTACACCCACTTCCAGCCGGCCCAGCTGGTGACCGTCGGCAAGCGGGCGACCTTGTGGTGCCAGGACCTGTTGATGGACCTGACCGAGGTGGAGCGGCGGATTGCCGACGTCAGGTTCCTGGGGGTGAAGGGGACGACCGGCACGCAGGCCAGCTTCCTCGACCTGTTCGACGGTGATCATGCGAAGGTGGAGGAGCTGGACCGCCGGGTGGCCGCCGCCTTTGAGTTCGAGGGGTCGTATCCGGTCACGGGGCAGACGTACCCGAGGAAGCTGGATTCGCTGGTCGTCTCGGCGCTGGTCGCCCTGGCCGAGAGTGCCCACCGGTTCGGCAACGACCTGCGGCTTTTGGCCCATGAGAAGGAGCTGGAGGAGCCGTTCGAGGCGAACCAGATCGGCTCCTCGGCGATGGCCTACAAGCGGAACCCGATGCGGGCCGAGCGGATGTGCTCGATCGCCCGCTTCCTGATGGCCCAGCAGGCGGCCGTCAGCCAGACCGCCGCAACGCAATGGCTGGAACGGACATTGGACGATTCGGCTGTCCGACGCATGACCCTGCCGCAATCGTTCCTCGCGGCCGATGCCCTGCTGTCGCTCTACCTGAACGTCGTGCCCGGCCTGATCGTCCGGCCGAAGGTGGTGGCCCGGAACGTCGAGCGGGAGCTGCCATTCATGGCGACCGAGGCCGTCTTGATGGCCGGCGTCCGCGCCGGGGGGGACCGGCAGGATCTCCACGAGCGGGTCCGGGTCCACTCGATCGCCGCCGCCGACGCCCTGAAGGACGGGGCCGAGCGGAACGACCTGATCGACCGGATGAAGGCCGACCCCGCCTTCGCCGCGATCGACCTCGACGCCGCCCTGAACCCCCGCCGGTTCATCGGCCGGTGCCCGGAGCAGGTGACCGCCTTCCTGGCCTCGGAGGTGGCCCCCGTCCGCGATCGCTACCCGAACCTGCTGGGGCAGAGCGACGAGGTCCACGTCTGAGCGGTGTGCCGTCTGGGGCGCCCCGTGGTGCGCCTTCGGTGCGCTGGCGGCTGGGGTCGATATTGCTGATCCTGCAACGGGTTGCGACCGTCGGCCCCGGTTCGTTTCGGCAATCGTGATCGCCGGGCCTGGCTTTGTTTCGTCGGGCGAGCCAGGACCGGGGCGGTGGTTCGATCGCAGCCTCCCCGGCGGCATCCTTTCGCGGGAGGGTGCGCCCCTGGTGCGCTCCGGTGCGCCTCGCGTCGTTTGACGTTTGCTCCATTAGGAAAAGGGGTTCCATCGATTGCCCCCGGTTCGTTTCGGCGTTTCGTCCGCCCATCCGACCGGAGTGAGGTGCCTCGGATCGGGGGACGGAGCCGTCTCCGACCAAGGAGATTCGGCCGTACCCAGGCACCAGGGATCGCGGTGCGCGGCTCGGTGCGCTTGCTGGTGCGCTCCTGATGCGCTGGGGAGACAGGACGGTATCGCTGATCTGGAAAGGAGTTCCGTTGCTCCTGGGTCGTTCGATTCGGGAATCGGTCGCTGTCGACTGGCTTCGTTTCGCGCGGAGCATCGCACACGCCGACCGCATCGCAACGCCTCCAAGGTTCCCGACGCTTGGGTCGACAATGGGAGGGAACAGGGAATGCCCATGTCGAGTTGCCAAAGAAACGAAGAACACCCAGGGCCCCCGAACCGGCATCGAGGCCGGTGCAGGAGTCGCGATCGGGCTGCGGGGAATCGGCCGCAATGGCTCCCCATCTCTTGAAATTATCAGGAATTGAGGGAGGGAGATTCACACAAACTCGCGAATTGGGAGAAATATCCGCGAAACGTGAGACGAGAATGTTCGGCTCAAGGGTTTGGGTCGCTTCGACGGGGTGGGGTGGGCGGGACGACCCAACGGACGAGTCCGGTAGGCTTACCGTTTGTCCGACGGGGGTCGAAACGATCTCCGCCGCCACGCCGAATTCGGATGCCGGCCCGTACATGATTGCGGTTCGTGAGTGTTCGCGAGGTTCCGAGAATGCGCTAGCAGGACCCAAATCACTTCGGGAAGATTGGACTGTGCGGTGGAACGATGAGGGGCATCAGTGCCGCCCCGCCGCGCGTGTTCGCCCACTCGGGAGGGTGCCATGTCGAATCACGTGATGCTAGCTTTGATCGTCATCGTGTTGTGCGCCACGTCAGCAGTCGCGACGGCCACCCACGACGTGAAGTCCGGCACAGAGCCCCCTGAGGGTGCCCGAGAGGAACGAGTGAACATCTCGGGGTCGGAGACAGAGAATTCGCCAGCGAAGGGCGATTTCGAGTTCTATCACATCCTGCTGTCGCGTCCTGTCCAACGCGAGCTCAGTCTGACCGATGAGCAGAAGGAGGACCTTGACCGGCTTTTCCGCACTGAGGGCGATCGGTCTCGGACCGTGCTCTTGGAGTACCGGAGCACGTACGACCCCGAGAAGAGGGTCGAAGTCTGGAACCGACTGGTTGCTGTGAATGACGAGGTCGCCGAGCGCATCCTGTCCGAGTTGCATCCCTGGCAGGCCCGGCGCCTGAAGGAAATTGCGATCCAGT is part of the Tautonia marina genome and harbors:
- a CDS encoding right-handed parallel beta-helix repeat-containing protein — encoded protein: MKRYCWMRLALRGGLPGGLALLLVLPATLSAQKRDLDDSDWTPLMKAAQQDDWKAALLLIDQGADRNAKAPRTGMTALMIAAWYESAETLDILLFNQADANLSTQTGVTALMIAAGRGNLAMVDSLIDWGAKVDPVDAEGSNALLMAITAGNPEVVSRLIEAGAEVDDQDPMGISPLMWAASKGNAEVVRVLLDAGADPTLRDDEGNTAADVAWLSGHPDLVAMIRDAPARPDPAIGPPPFRSEPPRDDLPDRLADRTEEAPEGWVVHRSPALQIRMALPAPPELALETLDTQLGPAEDASAFVDQDGMSYSVGRTTYPDEALRLDDDAFFAQFLTDSLFEGRHELVQPADRIRYGPLPGRSVRYRSQSERKTFDTWIEVFRDGSTGYLMAVNARQGKLDDDLARAFFRGVWLLNPGPGIETPDTPEPSRLQQFKDMMVTLVDAEGRGDARTIAEGLQQSEGMILFVMGGVYRESLQIDQPIILIGIGDDPSEVVLELPDDTPLLINSSGVFLGNLTVRRADDVASDDPAPLVEITEGRQILEDCVFDTARSNGLVIRGTADPVLRTSDIHGGPFSGVMLIEDSTATLDRCTIQDHESSGIVAADESRLTLRSSELSENAEVGLLVRDEARVQGELLGLLNNGVDNLRLTDSSLGVFRDCIFSQAGEDGAWLASNSRGTFTACTFSKNGQTGLRIQSATRTVLVDSLIAENEQAGLLIEEQSPALLDRCVIRSNAYAGAELSGSSGATFLDCTITENTQSGVFAHSAALGQLVACRLTSNGGSGVSVESGRVDLVDCELSSNARFGLELASDATVASRGCSFENQPGGDHSLAEGARLLRLVAVADDEAVTHQDDANPAPGAVADPEPEPEP
- a CDS encoding sodium/solute symporter, which translates into the protein MIYEPSTIAVAVFAAFVGTVLGLSFYLGRKAREPGGYFAAHGQIHWFVNGIAFAGDYLSAASFLGICGMIAFAGYDGFLYSIGYLAGWVVALFVVAEPLKRLGKFTFADALNSQFDSRGITLAAAASTLVVSIFYLIPQMVGAGTLVRPLLGLPHEAGVITVGAVVVLIVVTAGMVSTSYVQFIKGALLVLFCAVLAVFILRRGLTTEPEVPDGRFQPFETTTVDDLGDDPGLRILPETESWRDEPFVRAEDRDTGIVTVWHRLDPDGDQLARGQTLTVLPDGTRLANGLPQGKGEGQGDLKAVGQVIRLPDDQTETGQLGPIEFLTTVQDSTIAAWTNRIIREADGTVTTVYYPVPTEGNDLMVPGGSSTFKGIRSGRLVDKLDFISLMLALFGGTASLPHILIRYYTVKDQKAARRSTVVGIAAIGAFYVLTLYLGLGAMTGGVLDPTNSNMAAPLLARSFGELPFAVISAVAFTTVLGTVSGLIMAASGAIAHDLIENVLRWPMSDLRKVRIAKGSAVVIGVVAMALGIAFEKLNVSFLVGWAFNVAASANLPALVMLLFWRKTTKWGITAAIFVGMITSLTWILLSAQAYRDVYGLPAEQSIIPFSQPGLVTIPLGFLVLVVVSLMTQPKQRPE
- a CDS encoding GspE/PulE family protein — encoded protein: MADNVATGSGPELDDETLARALAEAQVLSAERLLVAQRHAQEQEIALLRAIQELQMVTPEDLERAVAEREARQDDADSLPAVAQPSASPAVDNERTERDLRAELHAIAETAVPSDLIEQVMIRAIKARATDIHLDPQEDRYLIRFRIDGQLHPMVGLDAEIGQAVVRGIKILSDMNLVESRHPQDGALTVMDQGRSYNLRSSTLPTTRGEKVVLRVLEPPDVQFDLNRLGLEPHQAARISNLLARPYGAVLVGGPVGAGKTTTLYSCLHRVSHPNRNVLTIEDPVEYRFSGVNQVEINTQIGLGFAQGLRAILRQDPDVLMIGEIRDEETAGIGIRAALTGVLVFSTIHASDAAGTIASLFNYGIPGYTLSGALQGVVSQRLVRAICPECRVGYTPDATVLKALKLDPEEHRGLTLHRGEGCPSCFHTGYHGRVGIFEVLEVSELIRELILTQTTREVINQVARDEGMKTLREAAISKVIEGVTTVEEMYRVTI
- the purB gene encoding adenylosuccinate lyase produces the protein MDRHQTYENPLISRYATRPMAELWSSDRKFSTWRRLWVALARAEQGLGLPITDAQIAAMEAKVDQIDFDLARSYEKKLRHDVMAHVHTFGDAVPEAKAIIHLGATSCYVTDNTDAILLRDGLAMVRDRLVGAIDALASFADRWKDEPCLGYTHFQPAQLVTVGKRATLWCQDLLMDLTEVERRIADVRFLGVKGTTGTQASFLDLFDGDHAKVEELDRRVAAAFEFEGSYPVTGQTYPRKLDSLVVSALVALAESAHRFGNDLRLLAHEKELEEPFEANQIGSSAMAYKRNPMRAERMCSIARFLMAQQAAVSQTAATQWLERTLDDSAVRRMTLPQSFLAADALLSLYLNVVPGLIVRPKVVARNVERELPFMATEAVLMAGVRAGGDRQDLHERVRVHSIAAADALKDGAERNDLIDRMKADPAFAAIDLDAALNPRRFIGRCPEQVTAFLASEVAPVRDRYPNLLGQSDEVHV
- a CDS encoding DUF485 domain-containing protein — translated: MPPIHDRSTAGTRGGPPAHDVDEPPALTIAYAKVGLWLFVIYLALYAAFVGVNAFAPDVMAKRPTGGLNLAVSTGLGLIVAAIILSLVYMAICKRVADRHWAASGTRPGGDGDQERGAGR